One uncultured Gellertiella sp. genomic window carries:
- a CDS encoding glutamine synthetase family protein, which yields MMDIVSNAQDFLRENQDIEVLEAFVIDVNGVPRGKWIPRERALDILTKGMAIPRSVYALDCWGRDVNAAGLAEGTGDPDGICFPVEGTLSRVNWLSRPTAQVMLAMKNTDGTGFYGDPRQVLANVLDRFTQLKLTPVVATELEFYLIDPVRSALDPVRPPNSREGRWQSSQTQVLSISELQDLEHVFQDIARACKAQGVPADTVLRENGPGQYEINLNHVPNALQAADYAVLLKRIVKGVARAHDLDATFMAKPYGTQAGSGMHVHFSILDEHGNNIFVSPTDKPADTLMHSVGGLLANMGESMAVFAPHANSYRRLRPSEHAPTYASWGFDNRSAAVRVITSSKPATRIEHRVAGADTNPYLVLAMILNGALTGMKEKHNPGGAITGDDHAINHEPLPTNWDYALQRFAKSSFAYATLTPEYRSLYTSCKQQELSEFSLRVTDVEYDAYIRTV from the coding sequence ATTATGGACATTGTGAGCAATGCGCAGGATTTCCTGCGCGAAAACCAGGACATCGAAGTCCTGGAAGCCTTCGTTATTGACGTCAACGGTGTGCCGCGCGGCAAGTGGATACCCCGCGAACGCGCCCTCGACATCCTGACCAAGGGGATGGCGATCCCCCGTTCGGTCTATGCGCTCGACTGCTGGGGCCGCGACGTGAATGCGGCAGGTCTGGCTGAAGGCACCGGCGACCCTGACGGCATCTGCTTTCCGGTCGAAGGCACGCTGTCGCGGGTCAACTGGCTGTCGCGCCCGACCGCACAGGTGATGCTGGCGATGAAGAATACCGATGGCACCGGCTTTTACGGCGACCCCCGCCAGGTTCTGGCCAATGTGCTAGACCGCTTTACCCAGCTGAAGCTGACGCCTGTTGTCGCCACCGAACTGGAATTCTACCTGATCGACCCGGTCCGCTCGGCGCTCGACCCGGTGCGCCCGCCGAATTCACGCGAAGGCCGCTGGCAGAGCAGCCAGACGCAGGTTCTGTCGATTTCCGAGCTTCAGGATCTCGAGCATGTGTTCCAGGACATTGCCCGTGCCTGCAAGGCGCAGGGCGTGCCCGCCGATACGGTGCTGCGCGAAAATGGCCCCGGCCAGTATGAAATCAACCTCAACCACGTGCCGAACGCGCTGCAGGCGGCCGATTACGCCGTGTTGCTGAAGCGCATTGTCAAGGGCGTTGCCCGTGCCCATGATCTCGACGCCACCTTCATGGCCAAGCCCTACGGCACCCAGGCCGGCAGCGGCATGCATGTGCATTTCTCCATCCTCGACGAGCATGGCAACAACATCTTCGTCAGCCCCACCGACAAGCCAGCCGATACGCTGATGCATTCGGTGGGCGGGCTTCTGGCCAACATGGGCGAGAGCATGGCGGTATTTGCCCCGCATGCCAATTCCTACCGCCGCCTGCGGCCGAGCGAGCACGCGCCGACCTATGCCTCCTGGGGCTTCGACAACCGCTCCGCCGCCGTGCGGGTGATTACATCCAGCAAGCCTGCCACCCGCATCGAACACCGGGTCGCCGGTGCCGATACCAATCCCTATCTCGTTCTGGCGATGATCCTGAACGGCGCGCTGACCGGCATGAAGGAAAAGCACAATCCGGGCGGCGCCATCACCGGCGACGATCACGCGATCAACCACGAGCCGCTGCCGACCAACTGGGACTACGCGCTGCAGCGCTTTGCCAAGTCCAGCTTCGCCTATGCGACGCTGACGCCGGAATACCGGTCGCTCTACACGAGTTGCAAGCAGCAGGAATTGTCCGAGTTTTCCCTCCGTGTGACCGACGTCGAATATGACGCCTATATCAGGACCGTTTGA
- a CDS encoding FAD-binding oxidoreductase, whose amino-acid sequence MTRSSLVLGAGIIGVSVAVHLARRGHQVTLVDRRGAGEETSYGNAGLIQREGVVPYGFPRDIGQLVRYMLNREIDAHYHLAALPGAFPFLARYWWNSAPERHRAIARAYAPLIEHSIREHDDLIGAAGARALIGPGGWQKAFRSERVRDQEWAEAAALQAEYGVSYEARDAAALARAEPHLTTDFVGALRWTDPWTVLDPLGLTKAYLALFEKLGGRFARGDATTLAETATGWQVATGEGVLSAETAVVALGPWADQATRALGYRFPLGIKRGYHMHYATRGNAVLNDWTMDGERGYFLAPMRQGIRLTTGAEFARHDAPQSPVQLERAEKVARTVFPLAERLDPEPWMGARPCTPDMMPVIGKAPRHKGLWLAFGHAHHGLTLGPVTGRLVAEMMSGETPFLDPFAFRPDRFKI is encoded by the coding sequence ATGACAAGATCCAGCCTGGTTCTGGGCGCAGGCATCATCGGCGTGTCGGTGGCGGTGCATCTGGCACGGCGCGGCCATCAGGTGACGCTGGTCGACCGGCGGGGTGCCGGCGAGGAAACCTCCTATGGCAATGCCGGGCTGATCCAGCGCGAAGGCGTGGTGCCCTATGGTTTTCCCCGCGACATCGGCCAGCTGGTCCGCTACATGCTGAACCGGGAAATCGATGCCCATTATCATCTCGCCGCCCTTCCCGGCGCCTTCCCGTTTCTCGCCCGCTACTGGTGGAATTCCGCGCCCGAACGCCACAGAGCTATCGCGCGCGCCTATGCGCCGCTGATCGAACACAGCATCCGCGAACATGACGACCTGATCGGTGCCGCAGGTGCCCGCGCGCTGATCGGTCCCGGCGGCTGGCAGAAGGCGTTTCGCAGCGAAAGGGTGCGTGATCAGGAATGGGCCGAGGCCGCGGCTTTGCAGGCGGAATATGGTGTATCCTACGAGGCCCGCGATGCCGCAGCGCTGGCCCGCGCCGAACCGCATCTGACGACGGATTTCGTCGGCGCGCTGCGCTGGACCGATCCGTGGACGGTGCTCGACCCGCTTGGCCTGACCAAAGCCTATCTTGCCCTGTTCGAAAAGCTCGGCGGGCGCTTCGCGCGCGGCGATGCGACGACGCTGGCCGAGACCGCGACCGGCTGGCAGGTTGCGACCGGCGAAGGCGTCCTGTCGGCGGAAACCGCAGTTGTGGCGCTCGGCCCCTGGGCGGATCAGGCGACCCGGGCGCTGGGCTACCGCTTCCCGCTCGGCATCAAGCGCGGCTACCACATGCATTACGCCACGAGGGGCAATGCGGTGCTCAACGACTGGACCATGGATGGCGAGCGCGGCTATTTCCTCGCCCCGATGCGCCAGGGTATCCGGCTGACCACGGGCGCGGAATTTGCCCGCCATGATGCGCCGCAATCGCCGGTGCAGCTGGAGCGGGCCGAAAAAGTGGCACGCACGGTGTTTCCGCTCGCAGAAAGGCTCGATCCCGAGCCGTGGATGGGGGCCCGCCCCTGCACGCCGGACATGATGCCTGTCATCGGCAAGGCCCCCCGCCACAAGGGGCTGTGGCTTGCCTTCGGCCATGCCCATCACGGCCTGACGCTCGGCCCCGTCACCGGACGGCTGGTGGCGGAGATGATGTCGGGGGAAACGCCGTTTCTCGATCCCTTCGCCTTCCGGCCAGATCGTTTCAAAATATAA
- a CDS encoding ABC transporter permease subunit, with the protein MLRFILGRIAILVPTFIGVSLIAFFFIRALPGDPVMLLSGERVMSTERHDRMMHDLGYDRPVIIQYAAYMGRVLHGDLGTSIVTKRPVLDEFGTLFPATLELSLSAIILAVLFGIPAGILAAVKRGTWFDQSIMGVALVGYSMPIFWWGLLLIIFFNGYLHWTPVSGRISLIYYFPNVTGFMLIDSLLSGQAGAFRSALSYLILPTVVLGTIPLAVIARQTRSAMLEILGEDYVRTARSKGLSPFRVIGVHALRNALIPVITTIGLQVGVLLAGAILTETIFSWPGIGKWMVDAVFKRDYAVVQGGLLLIAGIVMLVNLLVDITYGFINPRIRH; encoded by the coding sequence ATGCTGCGATTTATTCTGGGACGCATCGCCATTCTCGTCCCTACCTTCATCGGCGTATCGCTGATTGCCTTCTTCTTCATCCGCGCCCTGCCGGGCGATCCGGTCATGCTTTTGTCCGGCGAACGGGTGATGAGCACGGAGCGTCATGACCGGATGATGCATGATCTCGGCTATGACAGGCCCGTCATCATCCAGTATGCCGCCTATATGGGTCGGGTGCTGCATGGCGATCTCGGAACCTCGATTGTCACCAAGCGACCGGTGCTCGACGAGTTTGGCACCCTGTTTCCGGCGACGCTGGAACTGTCGCTCAGCGCCATCATCCTGGCCGTGCTGTTCGGTATACCGGCGGGGATACTTGCGGCGGTCAAGCGGGGAACCTGGTTCGACCAGTCGATCATGGGGGTCGCCCTTGTCGGCTATTCGATGCCGATCTTCTGGTGGGGCCTGCTGCTGATCATCTTCTTCAACGGCTATCTGCACTGGACGCCGGTGTCCGGGCGGATATCGCTGATCTACTATTTCCCGAATGTCACCGGTTTCATGCTGATCGACAGTCTCCTGTCGGGGCAGGCGGGGGCCTTCCGTTCGGCGCTGTCCTATCTGATCCTGCCGACCGTGGTGCTCGGCACCATTCCGCTCGCCGTGATCGCCCGCCAGACCCGGTCGGCGATGCTGGAAATCCTCGGCGAGGATTATGTCCGCACCGCCCGCTCCAAGGGCCTGTCGCCATTTCGTGTCATCGGTGTGCATGCGCTGCGCAATGCGCTTATCCCCGTCATCACCACCATCGGCCTGCAAGTCGGCGTGCTGCTCGCGGGTGCAATTCTCACCGAGACGATCTTTTCCTGGCCGGGCATCGGCAAATGGATGGTCGATGCGGTGTTCAAGCGTGATTACGCGGTGGTGCAGGGCGGCCTGCTGCTGATCGCAGGCATCGTCATGCTGGTCAATCTGCTGGTGGATATCACCTACGGGTTCATCAATCCGCGTATCCGGCACTAG
- a CDS encoding FAD-binding oxidoreductase — protein sequence MNEHLSSVSTNPGHAGTWYAASANDQRVRPTLEANIEADVCVIGAGFTGISAALELSERGYRVVVLEGTRIGFGASGRNGGQIVNGYSRDLQTIARRYGQQKAVELGRMSLEGGNIIRDRIAKYNIACDLQHGGFFGAFTDKQIREMAEHKAHWEKHGHTGLEMVSKSEVGRYARTHVYAGGMIDKLGGHIHPLNMVLGEAAAVEGLGGTIYENSRVTAVEFGANPVVRTAKGSVKAKYVLVCGNAYLGSLLPAIGDRMMPVSSQVMATEPLSKELIESLLPANYCVEDANYVLDYYRRTADNRLLYGGGIVYGGDDPRTLTGKIRPNMLKTFPELGNVRIDYAWSGNFALTLSRIPHMGRLSDNVYFSHGDSGHGVTTTHLLGKILGEAVSGHAERYDVWSSLPNFPFPGGKMFRVPLTALGAWWYGLRDKLGV from the coding sequence ATGAACGAACATCTCTCCTCCGTCAGCACCAATCCCGGCCATGCCGGCACCTGGTATGCCGCGTCTGCCAATGACCAGCGGGTCCGCCCGACGCTTGAAGCCAACATTGAAGCCGATGTCTGTGTGATCGGCGCGGGCTTTACCGGCATTTCCGCCGCCCTCGAACTTTCCGAACGCGGCTACAGGGTGGTGGTGCTTGAAGGCACCCGCATCGGCTTTGGTGCCTCCGGCCGCAATGGTGGCCAGATCGTCAACGGCTACAGCCGCGACCTCCAGACCATCGCCCGTCGCTACGGCCAGCAGAAGGCAGTCGAGCTTGGCCGGATGTCGCTTGAAGGCGGCAACATCATCCGCGACCGGATTGCCAAATACAACATCGCCTGCGACCTCCAGCATGGCGGTTTCTTCGGAGCTTTCACCGACAAGCAGATCCGTGAAATGGCGGAGCACAAGGCCCATTGGGAAAAGCACGGGCATACCGGCCTTGAAATGGTGTCGAAATCCGAAGTCGGCAGATATGCCAGGACCCATGTCTATGCCGGCGGCATGATCGACAAGCTCGGCGGCCATATCCATCCCTTGAACATGGTGCTGGGCGAAGCCGCAGCGGTCGAAGGCCTCGGCGGCACGATCTATGAAAACAGCCGCGTCACCGCCGTCGAATTCGGCGCGAATCCGGTGGTGCGCACCGCAAAGGGTTCGGTGAAGGCAAAATACGTGCTGGTCTGCGGCAACGCCTATCTCGGCTCGCTGCTGCCTGCCATCGGCGACCGGATGATGCCGGTCTCCTCGCAGGTGATGGCGACCGAGCCGCTGTCGAAGGAGCTGATCGAAAGCCTGTTGCCTGCCAATTACTGCGTCGAGGATGCCAATTACGTGCTCGACTACTATCGCCGCACCGCCGACAACCGCCTGCTCTATGGCGGCGGCATCGTCTATGGCGGCGATGATCCGCGCACGCTGACCGGCAAGATCCGCCCCAACATGCTGAAGACCTTCCCGGAACTCGGCAATGTCCGCATCGACTATGCCTGGAGCGGCAATTTCGCGCTGACCCTGTCGCGCATCCCGCATATGGGCCGGCTGTCGGACAATGTCTATTTCTCGCACGGCGACAGCGGCCATGGCGTGACGACAACCCACCTGCTCGGCAAGATCCTTGGCGAAGCGGTTTCCGGCCATGCCGAACGCTATGATGTCTGGAGCTCGCTGCCGAACTTCCCCTTCCCGGGCGGCAAGATGTTCCGCGTGCCGCTGACCGCGCTCGGTGCCTGGTGGTACGGCCTGCGCGACAAGCTCGGGGTCTGA
- a CDS encoding ABC transporter ATP-binding protein, which translates to MALLEIQNLTVEFRTVSGLFKAVDNVSLTCDKGEILSIVGESGSGKSVAMLALMGLLPWTAEITADRMSFDGIDLVGLSPRQRRKIIGKDMAMIFQEPMSSLNPCFTVGYQLGETLRIHMGMNRRQRRERSIELLNLVGIPAPEERLSNFPHQMSGGMSQRVMIAMALACNPKLLIADEPTTALDVTIQAQILDLLVRLQKEKGMALVLITHDMGVVAETAERVQVQYAGQKVEEQPVASLFADPHHPYTAALLAALPERAVAGEKLPSIAGVVPGQHDRPAGCLFAPRCAFVQPDCHQGARRQGKDLGEALCNYPLVHGNPQNHPGGDTMADKGVSA; encoded by the coding sequence ATGGCGCTTCTCGAAATCCAGAATCTCACTGTCGAATTCCGGACGGTTTCGGGCCTGTTCAAGGCGGTCGACAATGTGTCGCTGACCTGCGACAAGGGCGAAATCCTGTCGATTGTCGGCGAATCCGGCTCCGGCAAATCGGTCGCCATGCTGGCGCTGATGGGGCTGTTGCCCTGGACGGCCGAGATCACCGCCGACCGGATGTCCTTCGACGGCATCGACCTTGTCGGCCTCTCGCCCCGCCAGCGCCGCAAGATCATCGGCAAGGACATGGCGATGATCTTCCAGGAACCGATGTCGAGCCTCAATCCGTGCTTCACGGTCGGCTACCAGCTCGGTGAAACGCTCCGCATCCACATGGGCATGAACCGCAGGCAACGGCGCGAGCGCTCCATCGAACTGCTCAACCTCGTCGGCATTCCGGCGCCGGAAGAGCGGCTTTCAAACTTTCCGCACCAGATGTCGGGGGGCATGAGCCAGCGGGTGATGATCGCGATGGCGCTGGCCTGCAATCCGAAGCTGCTGATTGCCGACGAACCGACAACGGCGCTCGACGTGACCATCCAGGCGCAGATCCTCGATCTGCTGGTACGCCTGCAGAAGGAAAAGGGCATGGCGCTGGTGCTGATCACCCATGACATGGGTGTGGTCGCCGAAACCGCCGAGCGCGTGCAGGTGCAATATGCCGGGCAGAAGGTGGAAGAGCAGCCGGTGGCAAGCCTGTTTGCCGATCCGCACCATCCCTACACCGCCGCATTGCTGGCAGCCCTGCCGGAACGGGCGGTGGCGGGCGAGAAGCTGCCGTCGATTGCCGGCGTGGTGCCCGGCCAGCATGACCGTCCGGCGGGCTGCCTGTTTGCGCCCCGCTGCGCCTTCGTCCAGCCCGATTGCCATCAGGGCGCGCGCCGCCAGGGCAAGGATCTCGGCGAGGCGCTCTGCAACTATCCGCTGGTCCACGGTAACCCGCAGAATCATCCCGGCGGCGACACAATGGCAGACAAGGGAGTGTCGGCATGA
- a CDS encoding cupin domain-containing protein, translating to MQTITRLGDTAGIEPDTNDLDGWVVTEGTPSMKTWALHTSSDGSMASGVWECTPGTYHATYTAYEFVHMIAGRIVITPDGGTPVTVKAGDAFVVEADFKGTWKIEETVRKHFDFKLK from the coding sequence ATGCAGACGATTACCCGCCTCGGCGATACCGCAGGCATCGAACCCGACACCAATGATCTCGACGGCTGGGTTGTGACCGAAGGCACGCCCTCGATGAAGACCTGGGCGCTGCACACCTCTTCGGATGGCAGCATGGCCTCGGGCGTCTGGGAATGCACCCCCGGCACCTATCATGCCACCTACACCGCCTATGAATTCGTCCACATGATCGCAGGCCGCATTGTCATCACCCCGGATGGCGGCACGCCCGTCACCGTCAAGGCCGGCGACGCCTTCGTCGTCGAAGCCGATTTCAAGGGCACCTGGAAGATCGAAGAAACCGTGCGCAAGCACTTCGATTTCAAGCTGAAATAG
- a CDS encoding ABC transporter permease subunit codes for MANSSPATGSHPSGLSEFWFYFSQNKGAVIGLVVFMVILLMAIFAPFISPHSPTETNTLSMLASPAWSDGGSRLFLLGTDAVGRDILSRLIYGSRFSLFIGLVVVSLSVFSGVIIGLVAGYFRGITDTIIMRIMDIILAFPSLLLALVLVAVLGPGLLNAMIAISLVNQPHFVRLARASVLSEREKEYVVASRVAGAGTMRLMFLTILPNCLGPLIVQATLAFSAAILDAAALGFLGMGAQPPTPEWGTMLAEAREFILRAPWVVTFPGLAILITVLAINLMGDGLRDALDPKLKRS; via the coding sequence ATGGCCAATTCTTCTCCCGCAACAGGCAGCCATCCCTCGGGCCTTTCGGAATTCTGGTTTTATTTCTCGCAGAACAAGGGCGCGGTAATCGGCCTCGTCGTGTTCATGGTCATCCTGCTGATGGCGATCTTTGCGCCCTTCATCAGTCCGCACAGCCCGACCGAGACCAATACCCTGAGCATGCTCGCCTCACCCGCCTGGTCGGATGGCGGATCGCGTCTCTTCCTCCTCGGCACCGATGCGGTGGGCCGGGACATCCTGTCCCGCCTGATCTATGGCTCGCGCTTCTCGCTGTTCATCGGTCTTGTCGTGGTGTCTTTGTCGGTGTTTTCCGGCGTCATCATCGGGCTGGTCGCCGGCTATTTCCGCGGGATCACCGACACGATCATCATGCGGATCATGGATATCATCCTCGCCTTTCCCTCGCTGCTGCTGGCGCTGGTGCTGGTCGCAGTGCTGGGGCCGGGCCTGCTCAATGCAATGATCGCGATTTCGCTGGTCAACCAGCCGCATTTCGTCCGTCTCGCCCGTGCCTCGGTGCTGAGCGAGCGGGAGAAGGAATATGTGGTGGCCTCGCGGGTCGCGGGCGCGGGCACCATGCGGCTGATGTTCCTCACCATCCTGCCCAATTGCCTCGGGCCGCTGATCGTCCAGGCGACGCTTGCCTTTTCCGCCGCAATCCTTGACGCGGCCGCGCTCGGCTTCCTCGGCATGGGCGCGCAGCCGCCGACGCCGGAATGGGGCACGATGCTGGCGGAAGCCCGCGAATTCATCCTCAGGGCACCCTGGGTGGTCACCTTCCCGGGCCTTGCCATCCTGATCACCGTTCTGGCCATCAACCTGATGGGCGACGGGCTGCGTGATGCCCTCGACCCGAAACTGAAGAGGTCGTGA
- the rirA gene encoding iron-responsive transcriptional regulator RirA, whose amino-acid sequence MRLTKQTNYAIRMLMYCAANDGHLSRIPEIAKSYGVSELFLFKILQPLNKAGFVETVRGRNGGVRLGKPADSITLYDVVKVTEDSFAMAECFDGGMPECPLVDACGLNSALRKALNAFFAVLADYTIDDIVKARPQINFLLGIPGLDLPQAAQ is encoded by the coding sequence ATGCGGCTGACCAAACAGACCAATTATGCGATCCGCATGCTGATGTATTGCGCCGCCAATGACGGCCATCTCAGCCGCATTCCCGAAATTGCCAAGTCCTATGGCGTCTCGGAACTGTTCCTGTTCAAGATCCTGCAGCCCTTGAACAAGGCAGGTTTCGTGGAAACAGTCAGGGGCCGCAATGGCGGGGTGAGACTCGGCAAGCCTGCCGATTCCATCACCCTCTATGACGTGGTCAAGGTGACCGAAGACAGCTTTGCCATGGCCGAGTGTTTCGATGGCGGCATGCCGGAATGTCCGCTGGTCGATGCCTGCGGGCTGAATTCCGCCCTGCGCAAGGCGCTGAATGCCTTCTTTGCGGTTCTCGCCGATTATACGATCGACGATATCGTCAAGGCACGGCCACAGATCAATTTCCTGCTCGGCATTCCCGGACTGGACCTGCCGCAGGCGGCACAATAG
- a CDS encoding peptide ABC transporter ATP-binding protein: protein MTEAVLEGRNLSRNYAIRKGMFKPDAVVRALNGVSFSLHSGKTLAVVGESGCGKSTLARLVTMIEDPSEGELLIDGKPAHVGDRSLRSQVQIVFQNPYGSLNPRQKVGTILEEPLKINSNDDAATRRRKAEEMMARVGLRPEHYDRYPHMFSGGQRQRIAIARALMLRPKVLVLDEPVSALDLSIQAQVLNLLMDLQKEMGLAFLFISHGLSVVRHIADEVMVMYLGKPVETGTAEEVFAHPRHPYTAALLSATPIADPARAKERIRLQGELPSPLKPPPGCPFNPRCWRATDICRQVMPPLEGPGHQKFACHHPLD from the coding sequence ATGACTGAAGCTGTTCTTGAAGGCCGCAACCTCTCGCGCAATTACGCGATCCGCAAGGGCATGTTCAAACCGGATGCCGTGGTGCGGGCGCTGAATGGCGTGTCCTTCTCGCTCCATTCCGGCAAGACGCTGGCAGTGGTCGGCGAATCCGGCTGCGGCAAGTCGACCCTTGCCCGGCTGGTGACGATGATCGAGGACCCCTCGGAAGGCGAGCTGCTGATCGATGGCAAGCCCGCCCATGTCGGCGACCGCTCGCTGCGCAGCCAGGTGCAGATCGTCTTCCAGAACCCCTATGGCTCGCTCAATCCGCGCCAGAAGGTCGGCACGATCCTCGAGGAACCGCTGAAGATCAACAGCAATGACGATGCCGCCACCCGCCGCCGCAAGGCGGAGGAGATGATGGCCCGCGTCGGCCTGCGTCCGGAACATTACGACCGTTATCCACACATGTTTTCCGGCGGACAGCGCCAGCGCATCGCCATCGCCCGCGCCCTGATGCTGCGGCCCAAGGTGCTGGTGCTGGACGAGCCGGTCTCGGCGCTCGACCTGTCCATCCAGGCGCAGGTGCTGAACCTGCTGATGGACCTGCAGAAGGAAATGGGGCTTGCCTTCCTGTTCATCTCGCATGGCCTGTCGGTGGTGCGCCACATCGCCGACGAGGTGATGGTGATGTATCTCGGCAAGCCAGTGGAAACCGGCACGGCGGAGGAGGTCTTTGCCCATCCGCGCCATCCCTATACGGCAGCCTTGCTGTCGGCGACGCCGATTGCCGATCCCGCCCGCGCCAAGGAGCGGATCCGGTTGCAGGGCGAATTGCCCTCGCCGCTGAAACCGCCGCCGGGCTGCCCGTTCAACCCGCGCTGCTGGCGGGCGACCGACATCTGCCGCCAGGTGATGCCGCCGCTCGAAGGCCCCGGTCACCAGAAATTCGCCTGCCATCATCCGCTGGACTGA
- a CDS encoding ABC transporter substrate-binding protein: protein MKKISTLLAATALVSVMSTAAFAKTLVYCSEASPEGFDPGLYTAGQTFDASSRTVYSRLVEFKHGSTETEPGLAESWKMSDDGKEYTFKLRAGVKFQTTDFFTPTRELNADDVVFSFERQLKADNAWNKYVEGASWEYAEGMSFPDLIKSVEKVDDLTVKFVLNRPEAPFIADLAMDFSSIVSKEYADKLAADGKMAQFNQMPLGTGPFTFVAYQPDAVIRYKANPDYYKGKEKIDDLVFAITTDAAVRVQKLKAGECNVAPYPNAADVADLKKDPNLNVLEGAGLNVSYLAYNTLVAPFDKPEVRKALNMAINKQAIVDAVFQGAAQVAKNPIPPTMWSYNDAVVDDAYDTDAAKKALEAAGVKDLKMKIWAMPVSRPYMLNARRAAELMQADLAKIGVTAEIVSYEWAEYLKLSKDKARDGAVIMGWTGDNGDPDNFLDTLLGCDAVGGNNRAQWCNDEFNKLVKQAKTTADQGERSKLYQQAQVVFKREAPWATIDHSVVSIPVSKKVSGFFNDPLGIHRFDGVDIAE, encoded by the coding sequence ATGAAGAAGATTTCCACTTTGCTCGCCGCAACCGCTCTGGTTTCGGTAATGTCGACTGCGGCCTTCGCCAAGACGCTGGTCTACTGCTCGGAAGCGTCGCCGGAAGGCTTTGACCCCGGCCTCTACACCGCTGGCCAGACATTCGATGCGTCTTCCCGCACGGTTTACAGCCGTCTGGTTGAATTCAAGCATGGCTCGACCGAGACCGAACCGGGTCTGGCCGAAAGCTGGAAAATGTCTGACGACGGCAAGGAATATACCTTCAAGCTGCGCGCCGGCGTGAAGTTCCAGACAACCGATTTCTTCACCCCGACCCGTGAACTGAACGCCGATGACGTTGTGTTCTCGTTCGAGCGCCAGCTCAAGGCTGACAATGCCTGGAACAAGTATGTCGAGGGTGCGTCCTGGGAATATGCCGAAGGCATGAGCTTCCCCGACTTGATCAAGTCGGTCGAAAAGGTCGATGATCTCACCGTCAAGTTCGTGCTGAACCGTCCGGAAGCGCCTTTCATCGCTGACCTCGCGATGGACTTCTCCTCGATCGTGTCGAAGGAATATGCCGACAAGCTGGCCGCCGATGGCAAGATGGCGCAGTTCAACCAGATGCCGCTTGGCACCGGTCCCTTCACCTTCGTCGCCTACCAGCCGGATGCCGTCATCCGCTACAAGGCCAATCCCGACTACTACAAGGGCAAGGAAAAGATCGACGATCTGGTTTTCGCCATCACCACCGATGCCGCAGTGCGCGTGCAGAAGCTGAAGGCCGGCGAATGCAACGTGGCGCCCTACCCGAACGCGGCAGACGTTGCGGACCTGAAGAAGGATCCGAACCTCAACGTGCTGGAAGGTGCTGGCCTCAACGTCTCCTACCTTGCCTACAACACGCTGGTCGCCCCGTTCGACAAGCCTGAAGTGCGCAAGGCGCTGAACATGGCAATCAACAAGCAGGCGATTGTCGATGCGGTATTCCAGGGGGCTGCCCAGGTTGCCAAGAACCCGATCCCGCCGACCATGTGGTCCTACAACGACGCCGTGGTTGACGATGCCTATGATACGGATGCTGCCAAGAAGGCGCTTGAGGCCGCTGGCGTCAAGGATCTGAAGATGAAGATCTGGGCCATGCCCGTGTCGCGTCCCTACATGCTCAATGCCCGTCGCGCTGCCGAGCTGATGCAGGCGGATCTGGCCAAGATCGGCGTCACCGCCGAAATCGTCTCGTATGAATGGGCCGAATATCTGAAGCTTTCGAAGGACAAGGCACGTGATGGCGCGGTCATCATGGGCTGGACCGGCGACAATGGCGATCCGGACAACTTCCTGGACACGCTGCTTGGCTGCGACGCCGTTGGCGGCAACAACCGCGCCCAGTGGTGCAACGACGAGTTCAACAAGCTGGTCAAGCAGGCCAAGACCACCGCCGACCAGGGCGAGCGTTCCAAGCTCTACCAGCAGGCACAGGTCGTCTTCAAGCGCGAGGCTCCGTGGGCGACCATCGACCATTCCGTCGTGTCGATCCCGGTCAGCAAAAAGGTCTCCGGCTTCTTCAACGACCCGCTCGGCATTCACCGCTTCGACGGTGTTGATATCGCCGAGTAA